One Streptomyces sp. NBC_01217 genomic region harbors:
- a CDS encoding SpoIIE family protein phosphatase translates to MDGAESFRAGMAGIGRLFPERSLPGGLLDLLTVAAVVLDGDGRIVFWSPQAEELFGYTAQEALGRYAAQLMVHEEHLDLVGGLFAEVMETGQSWAGAFPIRLKGGGTRLVEFRNMRLTDILGDVYALGIAIDHATLQQVETELALSERLVSQSPIGLKVMDTDLRYVTVNPALARINGLPAADHVGRTVHDALPFLDTKAIESVMRDVLATGTPVLDRYVVGRTLADPLTEHAWSTSYYRLEDRAGRVLGVAASIVDITERHRAATEAARARRRLALIARASACIGTTLEVERTARELAEATVPDLADVVAVDVLDSILALRRSAAPATGPELFRALAVVAAYPTPVAGAADRPGDLAAYGADRLITQCVHTGRPVLVPHVTDQDLPRIARDPAAAAVLAEAGVHSYLAVPLIARGEVLGAVDLIRARNPVPFDEDDATLAGELAARAAVCIDNARWFQSVRNIAVTLQRSLLPDHPPRHEGLDVASRYEPAGAASEVGGDWFDVIALEGDRTALVVGDVMGSGIDAAATMGRLRTATSTLADLDLDPAQVLQQLDKTTARLEHYIATCVYAVYDPRRGECRIATAGHMPPVLVRVGCPPELLDLPTCVPLGVGGVPFEASTIELGQGDLLVLYTDGLVETRERPIDERLDKLLQLLDGPPRPLEETCDRLLGALRDPEHHDDVALLVARPQAGSR, encoded by the coding sequence ATGGACGGTGCCGAATCCTTCCGGGCCGGCATGGCCGGCATCGGCAGGCTGTTCCCCGAGCGTTCGCTCCCGGGCGGGTTGCTGGATCTGCTGACCGTCGCCGCGGTGGTACTGGACGGCGACGGGCGGATCGTGTTCTGGAGCCCGCAGGCCGAGGAGCTGTTCGGCTACACCGCCCAGGAGGCTCTCGGCCGGTACGCGGCGCAGCTGATGGTGCACGAGGAGCACCTGGATCTGGTGGGCGGGCTGTTCGCCGAGGTGATGGAGACGGGCCAGAGCTGGGCCGGCGCCTTCCCCATCCGGCTCAAGGGCGGAGGCACCCGGCTGGTGGAGTTCCGCAACATGCGGCTGACGGACATCCTCGGAGACGTGTACGCCCTGGGCATCGCGATCGACCACGCCACCCTCCAGCAGGTCGAGACCGAGCTGGCGCTGTCCGAGCGGCTGGTGTCGCAGTCCCCGATCGGGCTCAAGGTCATGGACACCGATCTGCGGTACGTGACCGTCAACCCGGCCCTGGCCCGTATCAACGGCCTGCCCGCAGCCGACCACGTCGGCCGGACCGTCCATGACGCCCTGCCCTTCCTGGACACCAAAGCCATCGAATCCGTGATGCGCGATGTCCTGGCCACGGGAACGCCCGTCCTGGACCGGTACGTCGTCGGCCGCACCCTCGCCGACCCCCTTACGGAGCACGCCTGGTCCACCTCGTACTACCGGCTGGAGGACCGCGCCGGGCGGGTGCTCGGCGTGGCCGCCTCGATCGTGGACATCACCGAGCGGCACCGTGCGGCCACCGAGGCCGCGCGGGCCCGGCGGCGCCTCGCCCTCATCGCCAGAGCTTCCGCCTGTATCGGCACGACGCTGGAGGTGGAGCGGACCGCCCGGGAGCTGGCCGAGGCCACGGTGCCGGACCTCGCCGACGTGGTCGCGGTGGATGTGCTCGACTCCATCCTGGCCCTGCGCCGTTCGGCCGCGCCCGCGACCGGTCCGGAGCTCTTCCGCGCCCTCGCCGTCGTGGCCGCCTATCCCACCCCGGTCGCCGGTGCGGCCGACCGGCCCGGGGACCTGGCCGCTTATGGCGCCGACCGTCTGATCACGCAGTGCGTACACACGGGCCGGCCGGTGCTGGTGCCGCACGTGACCGATCAGGATCTGCCCCGTATCGCCCGTGACCCCGCTGCCGCCGCCGTTCTGGCCGAGGCCGGGGTCCACTCGTATCTCGCGGTCCCCCTGATCGCCCGCGGTGAGGTCCTCGGCGCCGTGGACCTCATCCGTGCCCGCAACCCGGTGCCCTTCGACGAGGACGACGCCACCCTGGCCGGTGAGCTCGCCGCGCGCGCCGCGGTGTGCATCGACAACGCGCGCTGGTTCCAGAGCGTGCGCAACATCGCGGTCACCCTCCAGCGCAGCCTCCTTCCGGACCACCCGCCGCGCCACGAGGGCCTGGACGTCGCCTCCCGTTACGAACCCGCGGGGGCCGCCAGCGAGGTCGGCGGGGACTGGTTCGATGTCATCGCCCTGGAAGGCGACAGGACCGCCCTGGTGGTGGGCGATGTGATGGGCAGCGGCATCGACGCCGCCGCGACCATGGGCCGCCTGCGCACGGCGACGTCCACGCTGGCCGATCTCGACCTGGACCCGGCACAGGTGCTCCAGCAGCTCGACAAGACCACCGCACGCCTGGAGCACTACATCGCGACCTGCGTCTACGCCGTCTACGACCCCCGCCGCGGGGAGTGCCGCATCGCCACGGCAGGACACATGCCTCCCGTTCTCGTACGCGTCGGCTGCCCCCCGGAACTGCTCGACCTGCCCACCTGCGTACCGCTGGGCGTGGGCGGTGTCCCCTTCGAGGCCAGCACCATCGAACTGGGGCAGGGCGATCTGCTCGTCCTCTACACCGACGGCCTGGTCGAAACCCGCGAACGCCCCATCGACGAGCGCCTGGACAAACTCCTCCAGCTGCTGGACGGCCCCCCGCGCCCCCTGGAGGAGACATGCGACCGGCTCCTGGGCGCACTGCGCGACCCGGAACACCACGACGACGTGGCACTGTTGGTCGCGCGCCCTCAGGCGGGATCCCGCTGA